From Quercus robur chromosome 8, dhQueRobu3.1, whole genome shotgun sequence:
AACGATATTGGAAAATTAGaataagagaataaaatattagttgaTTTTTCTCATTCATTAATAGAGAGTATGATTTCAAATAGACTCATCACACGCGCTTTGTGCATGCAATTaggctcttttttatttcttattttggatttagtgaaataatgtttaaaagtgagatagagaTAGTGTCTTAATTTTTAGGATCTTTCTCTAAGTGagatttgataaaaaattgaaagcctaaaacttaagaacttttttaaaaataataaattactcttttaaccggtttgtatttttttaatttaaaaacatttaacTAAGAGATAggtttttttagagagtttaagaatttgtgtaaTGGTATTTTAGTATGCAAAATGTTAAAACCTAAACAGAAAATCCTATTATTaatagtgtgtgtgtatatatatagctaaCCTCAAAATTTTACGATTAAGGTTTTGTTGTAGTTGTTGTCGTTAAGACTTAATGTAACAAACTAGAATTAGTACAACATTTCTTTCAAAAGTTCACCAGTAAAGCTACATTTAATCACAATCTACCAACTAagcaattaggaaaaaaatgaaatttaccGTTtctcatgtcttttttttttggataagttctCATGTCTTATTTTCTTACCACAATGGTTGTTAGAGTCATACAAGCAAAGTTGGCTCAACATATTTAAGGGCCTAAGGAGACTATTTAAAGTAAATCTGTTTATAAAATGTTATTAGTTTCTTCCAATATCCTAACAATAATACTCATAATTAAACACTTCTTTGCAAaaaccatcaaattttttttttaaacaactttAGCCTCaaatgaattgatttttttgtacTAATATCAATATGATCATatcaaaatcatgaaaaaattaattattatattggCATATTAAATGTATTTCATTCAAAATATGACCACATTGTTatgaatatttttcatatacgtagagtattttaaatataaaatattttttttaaaaaaaatttgtaaattataaattataaattgtgtCATTTCTATTAAATACctcaatttaatttcaaaaatattcattccaaacctcactCAAAATTCATAATTCACAAAAATAAGACTAGTCTAAGGCAGACTCAACACATTTTGGGGCTAGATGCAAAAGTAAAATGTATTGTtacttaatattatatatgtgatacatgaattttttttatttttaaatccaacttttttatataatttaatatattaattggactattttcatatatttatataattcaGTAATGAATTTGCCTCAACATAATGGGTATTATTGTCTCCCTTTTTTATGCTACTTTAATCCTAATAATGGGTTTCTACCCAATGTATCTGACTTTACATTGTTTTAGATTCAAGTATGGATTCTtgtctgtgtatatatatatatatatatacatatacataattTTACTAACgtacccaaaacccaaaaaaaaaaatctagctacCATAcgtataactttttttttttgggggaactaattaaaaatactatataaaTATCGGAGCCCATGTTCCCCCATGTCTAAAGTACCATCCAGCTCAACTTACTTGGTGGTTGTATACATATAACTTGGCAATCCTTTATAATGAAAGAcattattatgtataaaatttaGGAGACATTTCTTCACAACACTCCCCTTATTGATCAAGAAAGCAGGGAGACGGTGACATACTGAAGAAATTAAATCCATAATTCacaattatataaataacaTTTAGACAATAGGGTAAGCAGCTTCGGTGGCAATGAGACAAAGACCTTCCTTATCATCCGTACCTCGCAAGAATCTCATGTATCCATCCTCACCCCAATCAGTACCCCACGAATTCTTAATAAGCCAATAATCTAAACCATCATCACTGGTACCATAACCAACTATTGTAACATAATGAACATCATCGCGCAGATCACCACAAGCTCCTGCATAAACACCACTAGAATAGAATCGGAAATCGCCTCCAGTACGAATGGTAACAGCGACAGGTTGGTTTGCTACAGCTTTCATCAGTGATGTCTCACTAGACGCAGGGTACTCATAGCCCTTAATCTTAACTACATAATTTGACGCATCTTGTTTTTGACAAGTTTCATTGATTCCACTATAAGGGTAGTTTTCCTGTGTGGTTAGGCCCCTTGTTGAAGTGTAATTGTAGCCATCTTCTGGCAACCGATAAGCACATCCATAGTATTCAATATTATACTTTCCATACGGTCCCATCTCCTCTACATAAACTGCACAATCCATGAGTTCTTGTACTGACAGGGAGAACAGTTTACCTGTAGATATCTGGTGGATCCCCTCTATAGTTGCCGCGGCTGCGAAAGCCCAGGAACTTACTGGTGTTTTTCAAATACAAAAGCAACCAAAGTTAAAGGACAAGATTATGAGATCGTTACAATATGAGAGTAAATATACATTGTTCTCCAATGCAAcaataacacaacaaatttcacaatttaaaaaaaaaaaaaaaaaaaaaaaaaattgaatgtggTAGAGAGTATGATTTTAGATAGAagagaatagagaaaaaatatataattttggaacTAATTTGTTTGAGAATCCATAGCCaactcaaaaattttggaactaagGCTTGTTTGCTATTGTTAATGTGACAAAATGTGATTTGTGTCAAATCACTTTCATATAGAACCACCATTCATTAACATTGCTTTTTGAAAGTGCAAGCCCTAGTTAATTAGGTGCTAATTTAGACCCCAAATTTTGATTATGGTTTAATCAGTTTTAAGCTAATCACAATTAATGAGGAATTTATGTGATTAACAAATTAGCTAAGCACGATGTGTTATCATAGAGAAAATCCAAGATTACACATGATGTattatcaaagagaaaaattgaagaaattgaCATAAAAACCTCTGTAGTCCTCCAAGCTAGAAATGATTAACTAGTGAATGAGTTGAAATACAAGAATATACACACAAAAACCCTTCAATCCTAAGCTAGCTAATGGGCCAATGTACTTTAAGCCTTCTAAGCTCCAGCTACCGTTGGACTTATCGGAGTATTGTCTTCAACTAGCTTCCAAATTCTACAAACAAGCTAGATTGCACCTTCAAGCCTTATCGGTTGAAATTGGGCAAACTCCAATGGTTCCCAAGGGTCCAAACAATACTCACAACACTAAGGTGAAGAATAATGTGAAGGATCAAATCTTCTCTCATAGGATATGGTTATGGTGAAAGGGAGAAggtaaaaagaataagaatgaTTTAGCTCTAGGGTTTAAGTATCTCTCTAACTCTACAATACGAGTTTCCTCACTACTAAAAATTGTGGGAATATGATGTATATGTAGTGGGTATTGGGAAGGTACATTAGGTAATCCAACTAACTAATTTCATTTTAGTACCAAGCCACTCACGGGACAACCTGTCTCGCAAGTTGTCTTGTGAGTTGCTCTCAATAGAATTTTGAATCCCTCTTGAGTAGGCCATATACATCACTTGTGGGTTGCTTGGTCTAGCGAGTTATCTCGCAAGTTGGCAGATCTAGATGCTCTTCATGATCTCTAAGCCCTACCCGCTTAcaataaaacccacaaaat
This genomic window contains:
- the LOC126696345 gene encoding vignain-like; this translates as MDCAVYVEEMGPYGKYNIEYYGCAYRLPEDGYNYTSTRGLTTQENYPYSGINETCQKQDASNYVVKIKGYEYPASSETSLMKAVANQPVAVTIRTGGDFRFYSSGVYAGACGDLRDDVHYVTIVGYGTSDDGLDYWLIKNSWGTDWGEDGYMRFLRGTDDKEGLCLIATEAAYPIV